One part of the Tachysurus fulvidraco isolate hzauxx_2018 chromosome 23, HZAU_PFXX_2.0, whole genome shotgun sequence genome encodes these proteins:
- the LOC113641789 gene encoding teashirt homolog 2 isoform X3 encodes MTMYEPDDDVGAPEPVAEEEGENDMQNEDEGSEKTSTKIPEDKETDNKSSYSFQNSPVSVLSNQEVELESRLSDGSDRLSDFKASSPPESLRDTENHGSKPKDEMYSSLEKMRATYVNFLSDSYWTNIGLDLKVGNTGSKPNCDSSNATTKREFDWHQDALSKTLQQTLSPKPVSKPNLFSSVHLYRQSSKACGTVFTGASRFRCKDCSAAYDTLVELTVHMNKSGHYQDDNHSRQGIASTSSSKSRKRNLQDMEGKEDAQKVLKCMFCGHSFDSLQDLSVHMIKTKHYQKVPLKEPIPVITPKLVPPAKKRAFESTRPCSPDSTTGTIGYSEAQRSAGLTNAPNSRYGYQNGASYTWQFETCKSQILKCMECGSSHDTLQQLTTHMMVTGHFIKVTNSASKKGKQLTLDPLAIEKMQTLAEPTVNESERQKASPKSTASGDSHKSSPKEKKPDQEEERKKDDQQDEADQKCTDGSFKYPYLREEDLEQGASGGGDILKSLANTVATAINKAQTGTPSWSAYPSIHAAYQLSGVIKNAPLSASPPIQVKQSHSHRLRLIAPKGKFYQGLRGHESFQGHHNPDIKKERGDASDDKESQNSKFDLAENDDSDCQDDSSSSSKLDADCVSEGNDTIKGKLSPAFSDTANPSPSPPASNGHSSSSDFVSDSQEVPTINPLSALQSVLNNHLGKANKPRQEGVLSQRIQPIFSELSRGLEKPGSVLTSSAVIRANRNFLFTNNDQPIDLTKNKHNKLSSSLSSQSSTPMPQKHALSDIADMVKVLPKATTPKPSIPSRVPAMKLESDVRRFEDVSSEVYSVHKRKGRQSNWNPQHLLILQAQFASSLFQTSEGKYLLSDLGPQERMHISKFTGLSMTTISHWLANVKYQLRKTGGTKFLKNMDTGHPVFYCNDCASQFRMPSAFISHLESHLGFQIKDMSKLPVEHQTKVAEPELAKAFSVRMTEALVTEEDIDSKFKCKLCSRTFASNHAVKLHLSKTHSKSPENHSQFVEMDKE; translated from the exons ATGACAA tgTATGAGCCTGATGATGATGTCGGTGCCCCTGAACCAGTGGCAGAGGAGGAGGGAGAAAATGACATGCAAAATGAAGATGAGGGGTCTGAAAAGACCAGCACTAAGATTCCTGAGGACAAGGAAACCGACAACAAGAGCAGCTACAGCTTCCAGAATTCTCCAGTCAGCGTCTTGTCCAACCAGGAAGTCGAACTGGAGTCCCGTCTGAGTGATGGCAGCGACAGACTATCTGACTTCAAGGCCTCTTCCCCACCAGAGAGTCTGAGGGACACTGAGAACCATGGTTCAAAACCAAAAGACGAGATGTACAGCAGCCTTGAGAAAATGAGGGCAACTTATGTCAACTTCCTCTCAGACTCCTACTGGACCAATATCGGACTAGACCTTAAGGTTGGCAACACCGGCAGCAAGCCAAACTGTGACAGCTCCAACGCAACGACGAAGCGTGAGTTTGACTGGCATCAGGATGCACTGTCCAAAACCTTACAGCAAACACTGTCACCAAAACCTGTGTCAAAGCCCAACCTGTTCAGCTCAGTTCACCTGTACAGGCAGAGCAGCAAAGCATGTGGTACAGTCTTCACAGGGGCCAGTCGATTCCGCTGCAAAGACTGCAGTGCAGCATATGACACTTTAGTAGAATTGACAGTGCATATGAACAAGAGCGGTCACTACCAAGATGACAACCATAGCAGACAAGGAATTGCTTCCACTTCATCATCCAAAAGCCGGAAGAGGAATCTACAAGACATGGAAGGCAAGGAGGATGCACAGAAAGTCCTGAAATGCATGTTTTGTGGACATTCTTTTGACTCTCTCCAAGACCTAAGTGTCCACATGATAAAAACTAAACATTACCAGAAAGTGCCTTTGAAAGAACCTATTCCAGTAATCACTCCTAAATTAGTTCCACCAGCAAAGAAGCGTGCCTTTGAATCTACAAGGCCTTGTTCCCCCGACTCTACTACTGGTACTATAGGCTACAGTGAAGCCCAAAGGTCAGCTGGTCTTACAAATGCTCCAAACAGCCGATATGGCTATCAGAATGGTGCTAGCTACACATGGCAGTTTGAAACATGCAAATCCCAGATTCTAAAGTGCATGGAATGTGGAAGTTCACATGATACTCTTCAACAGCTGACCACTCATATGATGGTTACCGGCCATTTCATCAAAGTAACAAATTCAGCATCCAAGAAGGGTAAACAATTAACTCTTGATCCGTTAGCGATAGAAAAGATGCAGACACTAGCGGAACCAACTGTTAATGAATCTGAGAGACAGAAGGCCTCCCCAAAGAGTACTGCCTCTGGGGATTCTCATAAATCTTCCCCAAAGGAAAAGAAACCTGAccaagaagaagagagaaaaaaagatgacCAGCAAGACGAGGCAGATCAAAAGTGTACTGATGGTAGTTTTAAATACCCATACCTACGAGAGGAGGACCTGGAGCAAGGAGCCAGCGGAGGGGGTGATATACTGAAATCTTTAGCCAACACAGTGGCCACAGCAATTAATAAGGCTCAGACTGGGACACCCAGCTGGAGTGCTTACCCGAGCATACATGCAGCTTACCAGCTATCAGGCGTAATTAAGAACGCCCCTCTTTCTGCCTCTCCCCCCATACAGGTCAAACAGAGTCACAGCCACAGATTGAGGCTCATTGCCCCTAAAGGAAAGTTTTATCAGGGACTTCGAGGACACGAGAGTTTCCAGGGACATCACAATCCGGACATCAAGAAGGAGAGGGGCGATGCATCCGACGACAAAGAGAGCCAGAACAGCAAGTTTGATCTGGCAGAGAATGATGACAGTGATTGTCAGGAtgattcctcttcctcttcaaaGCTGGATGCAGACTGTGTAAGTGAAGGGAATGACACGATCAAAGGGAAGTTGAGCCCAGCTTTCTCTGACACAGCCAACCCTTCACCGAGCCCTCCTGCCAGCAATGGGCACAGCAGTTCCTCAGACTTTGTCAGCGACTCTCAGGAAGTCCCTACTATAAACCCTTTAAGTGCACTACAGTCTGTCTTGAACAATCATTTGGGGAAGGCAAATAAGCCAAGGCAAGAGGGGGTTCTGTCACAACGCATCCAACCCATATTCTCAGAACTAAGCCGAGGTCTAGAGAAACCAGGTTCGGTCCTCACATCCTCCGCTGTCATCAGGGCCAACAGAAACTTCTTGTTCACAAATAATGACCAGCCAATAGacttaacaaaaaacaaacataacaaaCTGAGTTCTTCTCTTTCATCGCAGTCCTCCACTCCTATGCCTCAGAAACATGCACTGTCTGACATTGCTGACATGGTGAAGGTTCTTCCCAAAGCCACGACGCCAAAGCCCTCAATACCATCCAGAGTGCCTGCTATGAAACTAGAGTCAGACGTGAGGCGGTTTGAAGATGTGTCCAGTGAGGTGTATTCTGTCCACAAACGTAAAGGCAGGCAATCAAACTGGAACCCTCAGCACTTGCTCATTCTTCAAGCCCAGTTTGCATCCAGTCTCTTTCAGACCTCCGAGGGCAAGTATCTTCTCTCTGATCTTGGTCCTCAGGAACGAATGCACATATCCAAGTTTACCGGACTCTCTATGACTACCATCAGCCACTGGCTAGCCAACGTTAAATACCAACTTAGGAAAACAGGTGGGACCAAATTTTTAAAGAACATGGACACAGGCCACCCGGTCTTCTATTGCAACGACTGTGCATCCCAGTTTAGGATGCCATCTGCTTTCATTTCCCATCTTGAATCTCATCTCGGTTTTCAGATCAAAGACATGAGCAAACTGCCAGTCGAGCACCAGACAAAGGTAGCAGAGCCTGAACTGGCGAAAGCTTTCAGTGTTAGAATGACTGAAGCACTGGTGACAGAGGAAGACATTGACTCAAAATTCAAATGCAAGCTTTGTAGTCGGACATTTGCCAGCAACCATGCAGTCAAACTTCACTTGAGTAAAACCCACAGCAAATCTCCAGAGAATCATTCACAATTTGTTGAAATGGACAAAGAGTAG
- the LOC113641789 gene encoding teashirt homolog 2 isoform X1, translating into MPRRKQQAPRRAADGGALTLSRSALVVYEPDDDVGAPEPVAEEEGENDMQNEDEGSEKTSTKIPEDKETDNKSSYSFQNSPVSVLSNQEVELESRLSDGSDRLSDFKASSPPESLRDTENHGSKPKDEMYSSLEKMRATYVNFLSDSYWTNIGLDLKVGNTGSKPNCDSSNATTKREFDWHQDALSKTLQQTLSPKPVSKPNLFSSVHLYRQSSKACGTVFTGASRFRCKDCSAAYDTLVELTVHMNKSGHYQDDNHSRQGIASTSSSKSRKRNLQDMEGKEDAQKVLKCMFCGHSFDSLQDLSVHMIKTKHYQKVPLKEPIPVITPKLVPPAKKRAFESTRPCSPDSTTGTIGYSEAQRSAGLTNAPNSRYGYQNGASYTWQFETCKSQILKCMECGSSHDTLQQLTTHMMVTGHFIKVTNSASKKGKQLTLDPLAIEKMQTLAEPTVNESERQKASPKSTASGDSHKSSPKEKKPDQEEERKKDDQQDEADQKCTDGSFKYPYLREEDLEQGASGGGDILKSLANTVATAINKAQTGTPSWSAYPSIHAAYQLSGVIKNAPLSASPPIQVKQSHSHRLRLIAPKGKFYQGLRGHESFQGHHNPDIKKERGDASDDKESQNSKFDLAENDDSDCQDDSSSSSKLDADCVSEGNDTIKGKLSPAFSDTANPSPSPPASNGHSSSSDFVSDSQEVPTINPLSALQSVLNNHLGKANKPRQEGVLSQRIQPIFSELSRGLEKPGSVLTSSAVIRANRNFLFTNNDQPIDLTKNKHNKLSSSLSSQSSTPMPQKHALSDIADMVKVLPKATTPKPSIPSRVPAMKLESDVRRFEDVSSEVYSVHKRKGRQSNWNPQHLLILQAQFASSLFQTSEGKYLLSDLGPQERMHISKFTGLSMTTISHWLANVKYQLRKTGGTKFLKNMDTGHPVFYCNDCASQFRMPSAFISHLESHLGFQIKDMSKLPVEHQTKVAEPELAKAFSVRMTEALVTEEDIDSKFKCKLCSRTFASNHAVKLHLSKTHSKSPENHSQFVEMDKE; encoded by the exons ACGGTGGAGCCCTGACGCTGTCCAGGTCCGCCCTAgttg tgTATGAGCCTGATGATGATGTCGGTGCCCCTGAACCAGTGGCAGAGGAGGAGGGAGAAAATGACATGCAAAATGAAGATGAGGGGTCTGAAAAGACCAGCACTAAGATTCCTGAGGACAAGGAAACCGACAACAAGAGCAGCTACAGCTTCCAGAATTCTCCAGTCAGCGTCTTGTCCAACCAGGAAGTCGAACTGGAGTCCCGTCTGAGTGATGGCAGCGACAGACTATCTGACTTCAAGGCCTCTTCCCCACCAGAGAGTCTGAGGGACACTGAGAACCATGGTTCAAAACCAAAAGACGAGATGTACAGCAGCCTTGAGAAAATGAGGGCAACTTATGTCAACTTCCTCTCAGACTCCTACTGGACCAATATCGGACTAGACCTTAAGGTTGGCAACACCGGCAGCAAGCCAAACTGTGACAGCTCCAACGCAACGACGAAGCGTGAGTTTGACTGGCATCAGGATGCACTGTCCAAAACCTTACAGCAAACACTGTCACCAAAACCTGTGTCAAAGCCCAACCTGTTCAGCTCAGTTCACCTGTACAGGCAGAGCAGCAAAGCATGTGGTACAGTCTTCACAGGGGCCAGTCGATTCCGCTGCAAAGACTGCAGTGCAGCATATGACACTTTAGTAGAATTGACAGTGCATATGAACAAGAGCGGTCACTACCAAGATGACAACCATAGCAGACAAGGAATTGCTTCCACTTCATCATCCAAAAGCCGGAAGAGGAATCTACAAGACATGGAAGGCAAGGAGGATGCACAGAAAGTCCTGAAATGCATGTTTTGTGGACATTCTTTTGACTCTCTCCAAGACCTAAGTGTCCACATGATAAAAACTAAACATTACCAGAAAGTGCCTTTGAAAGAACCTATTCCAGTAATCACTCCTAAATTAGTTCCACCAGCAAAGAAGCGTGCCTTTGAATCTACAAGGCCTTGTTCCCCCGACTCTACTACTGGTACTATAGGCTACAGTGAAGCCCAAAGGTCAGCTGGTCTTACAAATGCTCCAAACAGCCGATATGGCTATCAGAATGGTGCTAGCTACACATGGCAGTTTGAAACATGCAAATCCCAGATTCTAAAGTGCATGGAATGTGGAAGTTCACATGATACTCTTCAACAGCTGACCACTCATATGATGGTTACCGGCCATTTCATCAAAGTAACAAATTCAGCATCCAAGAAGGGTAAACAATTAACTCTTGATCCGTTAGCGATAGAAAAGATGCAGACACTAGCGGAACCAACTGTTAATGAATCTGAGAGACAGAAGGCCTCCCCAAAGAGTACTGCCTCTGGGGATTCTCATAAATCTTCCCCAAAGGAAAAGAAACCTGAccaagaagaagagagaaaaaaagatgacCAGCAAGACGAGGCAGATCAAAAGTGTACTGATGGTAGTTTTAAATACCCATACCTACGAGAGGAGGACCTGGAGCAAGGAGCCAGCGGAGGGGGTGATATACTGAAATCTTTAGCCAACACAGTGGCCACAGCAATTAATAAGGCTCAGACTGGGACACCCAGCTGGAGTGCTTACCCGAGCATACATGCAGCTTACCAGCTATCAGGCGTAATTAAGAACGCCCCTCTTTCTGCCTCTCCCCCCATACAGGTCAAACAGAGTCACAGCCACAGATTGAGGCTCATTGCCCCTAAAGGAAAGTTTTATCAGGGACTTCGAGGACACGAGAGTTTCCAGGGACATCACAATCCGGACATCAAGAAGGAGAGGGGCGATGCATCCGACGACAAAGAGAGCCAGAACAGCAAGTTTGATCTGGCAGAGAATGATGACAGTGATTGTCAGGAtgattcctcttcctcttcaaaGCTGGATGCAGACTGTGTAAGTGAAGGGAATGACACGATCAAAGGGAAGTTGAGCCCAGCTTTCTCTGACACAGCCAACCCTTCACCGAGCCCTCCTGCCAGCAATGGGCACAGCAGTTCCTCAGACTTTGTCAGCGACTCTCAGGAAGTCCCTACTATAAACCCTTTAAGTGCACTACAGTCTGTCTTGAACAATCATTTGGGGAAGGCAAATAAGCCAAGGCAAGAGGGGGTTCTGTCACAACGCATCCAACCCATATTCTCAGAACTAAGCCGAGGTCTAGAGAAACCAGGTTCGGTCCTCACATCCTCCGCTGTCATCAGGGCCAACAGAAACTTCTTGTTCACAAATAATGACCAGCCAATAGacttaacaaaaaacaaacataacaaaCTGAGTTCTTCTCTTTCATCGCAGTCCTCCACTCCTATGCCTCAGAAACATGCACTGTCTGACATTGCTGACATGGTGAAGGTTCTTCCCAAAGCCACGACGCCAAAGCCCTCAATACCATCCAGAGTGCCTGCTATGAAACTAGAGTCAGACGTGAGGCGGTTTGAAGATGTGTCCAGTGAGGTGTATTCTGTCCACAAACGTAAAGGCAGGCAATCAAACTGGAACCCTCAGCACTTGCTCATTCTTCAAGCCCAGTTTGCATCCAGTCTCTTTCAGACCTCCGAGGGCAAGTATCTTCTCTCTGATCTTGGTCCTCAGGAACGAATGCACATATCCAAGTTTACCGGACTCTCTATGACTACCATCAGCCACTGGCTAGCCAACGTTAAATACCAACTTAGGAAAACAGGTGGGACCAAATTTTTAAAGAACATGGACACAGGCCACCCGGTCTTCTATTGCAACGACTGTGCATCCCAGTTTAGGATGCCATCTGCTTTCATTTCCCATCTTGAATCTCATCTCGGTTTTCAGATCAAAGACATGAGCAAACTGCCAGTCGAGCACCAGACAAAGGTAGCAGAGCCTGAACTGGCGAAAGCTTTCAGTGTTAGAATGACTGAAGCACTGGTGACAGAGGAAGACATTGACTCAAAATTCAAATGCAAGCTTTGTAGTCGGACATTTGCCAGCAACCATGCAGTCAAACTTCACTTGAGTAAAACCCACAGCAAATCTCCAGAGAATCATTCACAATTTGTTGAAATGGACAAAGAGTAG
- the LOC113641789 gene encoding teashirt homolog 2 isoform X4, with protein MQNEDEGSEKTSTKIPEDKETDNKSSYSFQNSPVSVLSNQEVELESRLSDGSDRLSDFKASSPPESLRDTENHGSKPKDEMYSSLEKMRATYVNFLSDSYWTNIGLDLKVGNTGSKPNCDSSNATTKREFDWHQDALSKTLQQTLSPKPVSKPNLFSSVHLYRQSSKACGTVFTGASRFRCKDCSAAYDTLVELTVHMNKSGHYQDDNHSRQGIASTSSSKSRKRNLQDMEGKEDAQKVLKCMFCGHSFDSLQDLSVHMIKTKHYQKVPLKEPIPVITPKLVPPAKKRAFESTRPCSPDSTTGTIGYSEAQRSAGLTNAPNSRYGYQNGASYTWQFETCKSQILKCMECGSSHDTLQQLTTHMMVTGHFIKVTNSASKKGKQLTLDPLAIEKMQTLAEPTVNESERQKASPKSTASGDSHKSSPKEKKPDQEEERKKDDQQDEADQKCTDGSFKYPYLREEDLEQGASGGGDILKSLANTVATAINKAQTGTPSWSAYPSIHAAYQLSGVIKNAPLSASPPIQVKQSHSHRLRLIAPKGKFYQGLRGHESFQGHHNPDIKKERGDASDDKESQNSKFDLAENDDSDCQDDSSSSSKLDADCVSEGNDTIKGKLSPAFSDTANPSPSPPASNGHSSSSDFVSDSQEVPTINPLSALQSVLNNHLGKANKPRQEGVLSQRIQPIFSELSRGLEKPGSVLTSSAVIRANRNFLFTNNDQPIDLTKNKHNKLSSSLSSQSSTPMPQKHALSDIADMVKVLPKATTPKPSIPSRVPAMKLESDVRRFEDVSSEVYSVHKRKGRQSNWNPQHLLILQAQFASSLFQTSEGKYLLSDLGPQERMHISKFTGLSMTTISHWLANVKYQLRKTGGTKFLKNMDTGHPVFYCNDCASQFRMPSAFISHLESHLGFQIKDMSKLPVEHQTKVAEPELAKAFSVRMTEALVTEEDIDSKFKCKLCSRTFASNHAVKLHLSKTHSKSPENHSQFVEMDKE; from the coding sequence ATGCAAAATGAAGATGAGGGGTCTGAAAAGACCAGCACTAAGATTCCTGAGGACAAGGAAACCGACAACAAGAGCAGCTACAGCTTCCAGAATTCTCCAGTCAGCGTCTTGTCCAACCAGGAAGTCGAACTGGAGTCCCGTCTGAGTGATGGCAGCGACAGACTATCTGACTTCAAGGCCTCTTCCCCACCAGAGAGTCTGAGGGACACTGAGAACCATGGTTCAAAACCAAAAGACGAGATGTACAGCAGCCTTGAGAAAATGAGGGCAACTTATGTCAACTTCCTCTCAGACTCCTACTGGACCAATATCGGACTAGACCTTAAGGTTGGCAACACCGGCAGCAAGCCAAACTGTGACAGCTCCAACGCAACGACGAAGCGTGAGTTTGACTGGCATCAGGATGCACTGTCCAAAACCTTACAGCAAACACTGTCACCAAAACCTGTGTCAAAGCCCAACCTGTTCAGCTCAGTTCACCTGTACAGGCAGAGCAGCAAAGCATGTGGTACAGTCTTCACAGGGGCCAGTCGATTCCGCTGCAAAGACTGCAGTGCAGCATATGACACTTTAGTAGAATTGACAGTGCATATGAACAAGAGCGGTCACTACCAAGATGACAACCATAGCAGACAAGGAATTGCTTCCACTTCATCATCCAAAAGCCGGAAGAGGAATCTACAAGACATGGAAGGCAAGGAGGATGCACAGAAAGTCCTGAAATGCATGTTTTGTGGACATTCTTTTGACTCTCTCCAAGACCTAAGTGTCCACATGATAAAAACTAAACATTACCAGAAAGTGCCTTTGAAAGAACCTATTCCAGTAATCACTCCTAAATTAGTTCCACCAGCAAAGAAGCGTGCCTTTGAATCTACAAGGCCTTGTTCCCCCGACTCTACTACTGGTACTATAGGCTACAGTGAAGCCCAAAGGTCAGCTGGTCTTACAAATGCTCCAAACAGCCGATATGGCTATCAGAATGGTGCTAGCTACACATGGCAGTTTGAAACATGCAAATCCCAGATTCTAAAGTGCATGGAATGTGGAAGTTCACATGATACTCTTCAACAGCTGACCACTCATATGATGGTTACCGGCCATTTCATCAAAGTAACAAATTCAGCATCCAAGAAGGGTAAACAATTAACTCTTGATCCGTTAGCGATAGAAAAGATGCAGACACTAGCGGAACCAACTGTTAATGAATCTGAGAGACAGAAGGCCTCCCCAAAGAGTACTGCCTCTGGGGATTCTCATAAATCTTCCCCAAAGGAAAAGAAACCTGAccaagaagaagagagaaaaaaagatgacCAGCAAGACGAGGCAGATCAAAAGTGTACTGATGGTAGTTTTAAATACCCATACCTACGAGAGGAGGACCTGGAGCAAGGAGCCAGCGGAGGGGGTGATATACTGAAATCTTTAGCCAACACAGTGGCCACAGCAATTAATAAGGCTCAGACTGGGACACCCAGCTGGAGTGCTTACCCGAGCATACATGCAGCTTACCAGCTATCAGGCGTAATTAAGAACGCCCCTCTTTCTGCCTCTCCCCCCATACAGGTCAAACAGAGTCACAGCCACAGATTGAGGCTCATTGCCCCTAAAGGAAAGTTTTATCAGGGACTTCGAGGACACGAGAGTTTCCAGGGACATCACAATCCGGACATCAAGAAGGAGAGGGGCGATGCATCCGACGACAAAGAGAGCCAGAACAGCAAGTTTGATCTGGCAGAGAATGATGACAGTGATTGTCAGGAtgattcctcttcctcttcaaaGCTGGATGCAGACTGTGTAAGTGAAGGGAATGACACGATCAAAGGGAAGTTGAGCCCAGCTTTCTCTGACACAGCCAACCCTTCACCGAGCCCTCCTGCCAGCAATGGGCACAGCAGTTCCTCAGACTTTGTCAGCGACTCTCAGGAAGTCCCTACTATAAACCCTTTAAGTGCACTACAGTCTGTCTTGAACAATCATTTGGGGAAGGCAAATAAGCCAAGGCAAGAGGGGGTTCTGTCACAACGCATCCAACCCATATTCTCAGAACTAAGCCGAGGTCTAGAGAAACCAGGTTCGGTCCTCACATCCTCCGCTGTCATCAGGGCCAACAGAAACTTCTTGTTCACAAATAATGACCAGCCAATAGacttaacaaaaaacaaacataacaaaCTGAGTTCTTCTCTTTCATCGCAGTCCTCCACTCCTATGCCTCAGAAACATGCACTGTCTGACATTGCTGACATGGTGAAGGTTCTTCCCAAAGCCACGACGCCAAAGCCCTCAATACCATCCAGAGTGCCTGCTATGAAACTAGAGTCAGACGTGAGGCGGTTTGAAGATGTGTCCAGTGAGGTGTATTCTGTCCACAAACGTAAAGGCAGGCAATCAAACTGGAACCCTCAGCACTTGCTCATTCTTCAAGCCCAGTTTGCATCCAGTCTCTTTCAGACCTCCGAGGGCAAGTATCTTCTCTCTGATCTTGGTCCTCAGGAACGAATGCACATATCCAAGTTTACCGGACTCTCTATGACTACCATCAGCCACTGGCTAGCCAACGTTAAATACCAACTTAGGAAAACAGGTGGGACCAAATTTTTAAAGAACATGGACACAGGCCACCCGGTCTTCTATTGCAACGACTGTGCATCCCAGTTTAGGATGCCATCTGCTTTCATTTCCCATCTTGAATCTCATCTCGGTTTTCAGATCAAAGACATGAGCAAACTGCCAGTCGAGCACCAGACAAAGGTAGCAGAGCCTGAACTGGCGAAAGCTTTCAGTGTTAGAATGACTGAAGCACTGGTGACAGAGGAAGACATTGACTCAAAATTCAAATGCAAGCTTTGTAGTCGGACATTTGCCAGCAACCATGCAGTCAAACTTCACTTGAGTAAAACCCACAGCAAATCTCCAGAGAATCATTCACAATTTGTTGAAATGGACAAAGAGTAG